A section of the Echeneis naucrates chromosome 12, fEcheNa1.1, whole genome shotgun sequence genome encodes:
- the LOC115051697 gene encoding coronin-1C-A-like isoform X3, giving the protein MLRRVVRQSKFRHVFGQAVRNDQCYDDIRVSRVTWDSSFCAVNPKFVAIIIEASGGGAFLVLPLTKTGRIDKVYPTVCGHTGPVLDIDWCPHNDLVIASGSEDCTVMVWQIPENGLESPLSEPVVVLEGHSKRVGIVSWHPTARNVLLSAGCDNQIIIWNVGTGEAMINLEDMHPDVIFSVSWSRNGSLLCTACKDKKVRVIDPRKKKIVAEKDKAHEGARPMRAIFLADGNIFTTGFSRMSERQLALWKSDNMDEPICVQEMDSSNGVLLPFYDPDTNIVYLCGKGDSSIRYFEITDEAPFVHYLNTFSTKEPQRGMGYMPKRGLDVNKCEIARFYKLHERKCEPIIMTVPRKSDLFQDDLYPDTAGPDPSLEAEEWFAGKNGGPILISLKDGYVSTKNRDLKVVKANVLETKPATKAENISTVQKHVSQHASQPTVKMEDKLEEVLREFKSLRDRVILQDRRIARLEEQVAKVAM; this is encoded by the exons ATGTTGCGGCGAGTTGTGCGACAGAGCAAGTTCCGTCACGTCTTTGGTCAGGCCGTGAGGAATGACCAGTGCTACGATGACATCCGTGTTTCCAGGGTCACCTGGGACAGCTCCTTCTGTGCCGTCAACCCCAAGTTTGTTGCCATCATCATAGAGGCCAGTGGGGGAGGAGCTTTTCTTGTCCTCCCTCTAACAAAG ACTGGCCGTATAGACAAAGTCTACCCCACAGTATGCGGTCACACAGGCCCAGTGTTGGACATCGACTGGTGTCCTCATAATGACCTTGTCATTGCGAGCGGCTCAGAGGACTGCACGGTCATG GTCTGGCAGATCCCTGAAAATGGGCTGGAAAGTCCCCTCTCTGAGCCTGTGGTCGTGTTAGAGGGCCACTCCAAGAGGGTTGGCATTGTGTCTTGGCATCCCACTGCACGTAACGTTCTCCTCAGTGCAG GGTGTGACAACCAGATCATCATCTGGAATGTGGGCACGGGAGAGGCTATGATCAACCTGGAGGACATGCACCCTGATGTTATCTTTAGTGTCAGCTGGAGCCGCAATGGCAGCCTACTCTGCACTGCCTGCAAGGACAAGAAGGTCCGTGTCATTGACCCCCGAAAGAAAAAGATTGTGGCG gagaagGACAAAGCCCACGAGGGAGCTCGACCAATGAGAGCCATCTTTTTAGcagatggaaacattttcacCACTGGATTCAGTCGCATGAGTGAGCGCCAGCTAGCTTTGTGGAAAAGT GACAACATGGATGAGCCAATATGCGTTCAGGAGATGGACAGCAGTAATGGAGTTCTGTTGCCCTTCTATGACCCTGACACCAATATAGTCTACCTGTGTGGAAAG GGTGACAGCAGCATTCGGTACTTTGAGATCACAGATGAGGCACCGTTTGTTCACTACCTCAACACCTTTTCCACCAAGGAGCCCCAGAGGGGCATGGGATACATGCCCAAGAGGGGCCTGGACGTTAACAAATGTGAAATCGCAAG GTTTTACAAACTGcatgagagaaaatgtgaacCAATCATTATGACAGTCCCACGTAAG TCGGATCTGTTCCAGGACGACCTGTATCCAGACACAGCCGGCCCTGATCCTTCCCTGGAGGCAGAGGAGTGGTTTGCTGGCAAGAATGGGGGCCCAATCCTTATCTCGCTCAAAGATGGCTACGTCTCAACAAAGAACCGCGACCTGAAAGTGGTCAAGGCGAACGTCCTGGAGACCAAGCCCGCCACAAAAGCTGAGAACATCTCAACTGTCCAGAAGCATGTCTCCCAGCATGCCTCCCAGCCCACAGTA AAAATGGAAGATAAACTGGAAGAGGTGCTCCGAGAGTTCAAGTCACTCAGGGACCGTGTCATCCTTCAAGACCGTCGAATTGCCAGACTGGAAGAACAGGTTGCTAAGGTTGCCATGTAA
- the LOC115051697 gene encoding uncharacterized protein LOC115051697 isoform X1, protein MGQKLERLSEKDEESLDNSECSAQTVETQQSEIMEQDESRHQDDGSFVTPQIIGEIRGISGIVAGHAGHRVISARTDPQTGQPIMPLHHQKHPLNTTGERGGGAKQSQWVTQAAEESKTLLNPTVTRQTSTKKQGSEHKAVASTWTTVMEEQQKGKKSDPGCSMLASNSQSRTQTASCDPINDEDFVLLETDETWMSSDRGSNPFGNRMKTENRQSYVTRAEEDSSVTHGNNYLPQPSTKIPQERVSGNQRPSETILVTTDSVEARASFHSEMGQRLAEVTDSRCRLKGVSVGAAHAETTERGKAEKERSTNDHSKRPISVHTNKQLPSTQNYSSSDLENKLQEEGGREEAVCLRESQNREKDDHNSGFTAPKTQRDQSCQNRFAGVVSKRAKTGNLSCKKEDREDFSTAADFHHPQAKPPNSEIPQLQDHLSFSLEQCNVIPSLPLPGKEGCDENIQIASLKRESELVCFSAIITPPPLIHLLPEKDTEMATGCNANTATLQKAPDSSGDSKGESMPKEKPKVKGPPPPVPKKPKNPFIKLKTAQLMSTDVQRRNKDHLRSEERVRRRHTFDFYKDLPRNTPLNQDMCLLWDEKGTYTMPTNIRRLSVDVGPWQNLSLEDMDDRYGDMIDYNYCARIAKLSPDEDPQNLDMLQRHVFLERRSRYKSSPPTVAKKPPNPFASTENLYMPEDTSDLETHRHEPPCSVKPEIYPDRISVQVNSGHGNSGDRKAVTDRRTDMDAASGVGSYKPVAEIIKETNQMQRHQGRVKPEGAKAQIQVAEQSPSVKVSQMKNAFDIPKKSKERPPEVQPSPKKDMLRRVVRQSKFRHVFGQAVRNDQCYDDIRVSRVTWDSSFCAVNPKFVAIIIEASGGGAFLVLPLTKTGRIDKVYPTVCGHTGPVLDIDWCPHNDLVIASGSEDCTVMVWQIPENGLESPLSEPVVVLEGHSKRVGIVSWHPTARNVLLSAGCDNQIIIWNVGTGEAMINLEDMHPDVIFSVSWSRNGSLLCTACKDKKVRVIDPRKKKIVAEKDKAHEGARPMRAIFLADGNIFTTGFSRMSERQLALWKSDNMDEPICVQEMDSSNGVLLPFYDPDTNIVYLCGKGDSSIRYFEITDEAPFVHYLNTFSTKEPQRGMGYMPKRGLDVNKCEIARFYKLHERKCEPIIMTVPRKSDLFQDDLYPDTAGPDPSLEAEEWFAGKNGGPILISLKDGYVSTKNRDLKVVKANVLETKPATKAENISTVQKHVSQHASQPTVKMEDKLEEVLREFKSLRDRVILQDRRIARLEEQVAKVAM, encoded by the exons ATGGGCCAGAAGCTGGAGAGGCTGTCGGAAAAAGATGAAGAGTCACTTGATAATTCAGAATGTTCGGCGCAAACTGTGGAGACACAGCAATCTGAGATAATGGAACAAGATGAGAGCAGACATCAAGATGATGGCAGTTTTGTGACCCCTCAGATTATTGGTGAGATCAGAGGGATCAGTGGCATTGTGGCAGGGCATGCAGGGCACAGAGTCATTTCTGCACGTACAGACCCCCAAACTGGGCAGCCAATCATGCCTCTACATCACCAGAAGCACCCTCTCAACACCACAGGAGAGCGGGGGGGTGGAGCGAAACAGAGCCAGTGGGTCACTCAAGCTGCAGAGGAGTCAAAAACTCTCCTAAACCCAACGGTGACCAGACAAACTTCAACAAAAAAGCAAGGCTCTGAGCATAAGGCTGTGGCTTCTACTTGGACTACAGTTATGGAGGAGCAGCAAAAAGGGAAGAAATCTGATCCTGGCTGCAGCATGTTAGCCTCTAATTCTCAAAGCAGGACTCAAACAGCCTCATGTGATCCAATTAATGATGAGGACTTTGTGCTGCTCGAGACAGATGAAACTTGGATGTCCTCAGACAGAGGAAGTAATCCTTTCGGCAACAGGATGAAAACAGAGAATCGTCAGTCATATGTCACAAGAGCTGAGGAAGACTCTTCTGTTACACACGGTAATAATTACCTTCCACAACCTTCCACCAAAATCCCTCAAGAAAGGGTCAGTGGGAATCAAAGACCATCTGAAACAATTTTAGTCACGACTGACAGTGTGGAAGCACGTGCCAGTTTTCACAGCGAAATGGGTCAACGTTTGGCTGAAGTGACAGACAGCAGGTGTCGGCTAAAAGGAGTCAGTGTTGGAGCTGCCCACGCTGAGACAACTGAAAGAGGGAAAGCCGAGAAGGAACGCAGCACGAACGACCACAGCAAGAGGCCAATTTCCGTTCACACCAACAAGCAACTTCCGTCAACGCAAAATTACAGCAGTAGTGATTTGGAAaacaagctgcaggaggaggggggtagGGAGGAAGCTGTTTGTCTGAGAGAGTCACAAAATCGAGAAAAGGACGATCACAATTCAGGATTTACTgcaccaaaaacacaaagggatCAGTCATGTCAGAACAGGTTTGCTGGTGTTGTGTCGAAGAGGGCTAAAACAGGTAATCTTTCATGCaagaaagaggacagagaggattTCAGTACAGCAGCAGACTTTCACCACCCACAGGCCAAGCCCCCAAACTCTGAAATACCACAACTGCAAGACCATCTCTCATTTTCACTGGAACAATGCAATGTAatcccctctcttcctctgccaggGAAAGAAGGTTGTGATGAAAATATACAGATAGCAAGCTTAAAGAGGGAGAGTGAGCTTGTTTGCTTCTCTGCCATCATCACCCCTCCACCTTTAATTCACCTGTTGCCTGAGAAAGACACGGAAATGGCAACAGGGTGCAATGCAAATACGGCTACTTTACAAAAGGCACCAGACTCCTCAGGTGATTCCAAAGGAGAATCTATGCCAAAAGAAAAGCCCAAAGTTAAAGGTCCGCCTCCACCAGTGCCAAAAAAGCCTAAAAACCCATTTATAAAGCTCAAAACTGCACAACTAATGTCAACTGATGtgcaaagaagaaacaaagatcATCTGCGTTCTGAAGAGAGGGTCAGAAGACGCCATACTTTTGATTTTTACAAAGATCTCCCTCGCAACACCCCACTCAATCAGGACATGTGCTTGTTGTGGGATGAAAAAGGCACTTACACCATGCCAACCAACATACGGCGGCTGTCTGTTGACGTCGGCCCTTGGCAAAACCTTTCACTTGAAGACATGGATGATCGTTATGGAGATATGATCGATTATAATTATTGTGCACGCATAGCAAAATTGTCTCCAGATGAAGATCCACAAAACCTGGACATGTTGCAGAGACATGTATTCCTAGAGAGAAGATCCAGATATAAAAGCTCACCTCCTACAGTTGCAAAAAAGCCCCCAAATCCTTTTGCATCCACAGAGAATCTATACATGCCAGAGGACACATCAGACTTAGAAACCCACAGACACGAACCCCCTTGTTCAGTAAAACCAGAAATCTACCCTGACAGAATCAGTGTACAGGTCAACAGTGGCCATGGTAACTCAGGTGACCGTAAAGCTGTGACTGACCGCAGGACTGATATGGATGCAGCCAGTGGGGTGGGTTCCTACAAGCCTGTGGCGGAAATTATCAAGGaaacaaatcaaatgcaaaGACATCAGGGTCGGGTCAAACCTGAAGGGGCCAAAGCTCAGATTCAAGTGGCAGAGCAGAGCCCAAGCGTGAAAGTATCCCAAATGAAGAACGCCTTTGATATTCCAAAGAAATCCAAAGAGAGACCACCAGAAGTTCAACCATCTCCAAAGAAAG ATATGTTGCGGCGAGTTGTGCGACAGAGCAAGTTCCGTCACGTCTTTGGTCAGGCCGTGAGGAATGACCAGTGCTACGATGACATCCGTGTTTCCAGGGTCACCTGGGACAGCTCCTTCTGTGCCGTCAACCCCAAGTTTGTTGCCATCATCATAGAGGCCAGTGGGGGAGGAGCTTTTCTTGTCCTCCCTCTAACAAAG ACTGGCCGTATAGACAAAGTCTACCCCACAGTATGCGGTCACACAGGCCCAGTGTTGGACATCGACTGGTGTCCTCATAATGACCTTGTCATTGCGAGCGGCTCAGAGGACTGCACGGTCATG GTCTGGCAGATCCCTGAAAATGGGCTGGAAAGTCCCCTCTCTGAGCCTGTGGTCGTGTTAGAGGGCCACTCCAAGAGGGTTGGCATTGTGTCTTGGCATCCCACTGCACGTAACGTTCTCCTCAGTGCAG GGTGTGACAACCAGATCATCATCTGGAATGTGGGCACGGGAGAGGCTATGATCAACCTGGAGGACATGCACCCTGATGTTATCTTTAGTGTCAGCTGGAGCCGCAATGGCAGCCTACTCTGCACTGCCTGCAAGGACAAGAAGGTCCGTGTCATTGACCCCCGAAAGAAAAAGATTGTGGCG gagaagGACAAAGCCCACGAGGGAGCTCGACCAATGAGAGCCATCTTTTTAGcagatggaaacattttcacCACTGGATTCAGTCGCATGAGTGAGCGCCAGCTAGCTTTGTGGAAAAGT GACAACATGGATGAGCCAATATGCGTTCAGGAGATGGACAGCAGTAATGGAGTTCTGTTGCCCTTCTATGACCCTGACACCAATATAGTCTACCTGTGTGGAAAG GGTGACAGCAGCATTCGGTACTTTGAGATCACAGATGAGGCACCGTTTGTTCACTACCTCAACACCTTTTCCACCAAGGAGCCCCAGAGGGGCATGGGATACATGCCCAAGAGGGGCCTGGACGTTAACAAATGTGAAATCGCAAG GTTTTACAAACTGcatgagagaaaatgtgaacCAATCATTATGACAGTCCCACGTAAG TCGGATCTGTTCCAGGACGACCTGTATCCAGACACAGCCGGCCCTGATCCTTCCCTGGAGGCAGAGGAGTGGTTTGCTGGCAAGAATGGGGGCCCAATCCTTATCTCGCTCAAAGATGGCTACGTCTCAACAAAGAACCGCGACCTGAAAGTGGTCAAGGCGAACGTCCTGGAGACCAAGCCCGCCACAAAAGCTGAGAACATCTCAACTGTCCAGAAGCATGTCTCCCAGCATGCCTCCCAGCCCACAGTA AAAATGGAAGATAAACTGGAAGAGGTGCTCCGAGAGTTCAAGTCACTCAGGGACCGTGTCATCCTTCAAGACCGTCGAATTGCCAGACTGGAAGAACAGGTTGCTAAGGTTGCCATGTAA
- the LOC115051697 gene encoding uncharacterized protein LOC115051697 isoform X2 gives MGQKLERLSEKDEESLDNSECSAQTVETQQSEIMEQDESRHQDDGSFVTPQIIGEIRGISGIVAGHAGHRVISARTDPQTGQPIMPLHHQKHPLNTTGERGGGAKQSQWVTQAAEESKTLLNPTVTRQTSTKKQGSEHKAVASTWTTVMEEQQKGKKSDPGCSMLASNSQSRTQTASCDPINDEDFVLLETDETWMSSDRGSNPFGNRMKTENRQSYVTRAEEDSSVTHGNNYLPQPSTKIPQERVSGNQRPSETILVTTDSVEARASFHSEMGQRLAEVTDSRCRLKGVSVGAAHAETTERGKAEKERSTNDHSKRPISVHTNKQLPSTQNYSSSDLENKLQEEGGREEAVCLRESQNREKDDHNSGFTAPKTQRDQSCQNRFAGVVSKRAKTGNLSCKKEDREDFSTAADFHHPQAKPPNSEIPQLQDHLSFSLEQCNVIPSLPLPGKEGCDENIQIASLKRESELVCFSAIITPPPLIHLLPEKDTEMATGCNANTATLQKAPDSSGDSKGESMPKEKPKVKGPPPPVPKKPKNPFIKLKTAQLMSTDVQRRNKDHLRSEERVRRRHTFDFYKDLPRNTPLNQDMCLLWDEKGTYTMPTNIRRLSVDVGPWQNLSLEDMDDRYGDMIDYNYCARIAKLSPDEDPQNLDMLQRHVFLERRSRYKSSPPTVAKKPPNPFASTENLYMPEDTSDLETHRHEPPCSVKPEIYPDRISVQVNSGHGNSGDRKAVTDRRTDMDAASGVGSYKPVAEIIKETNQMQRHQGRVKPEGAKAQIQVAEQSPSVKVSQMKNAFDIPKKSKERPPEVQPSPKKDMLRRVVRQSKFRHVFGQAVRNDQCYDDIRVSRVTWDSSFCAVNPKFVAIIIEASGGGAFLVLPLTKTGRIDKVYPTVCGHTGPVLDIDWCPHNDLVIASGSEDCTVMVWQIPENGLESPLSEPVVVLEGHSKRVGIVSWHPTARNVLLSAGCDNQIIIWNVGTGEAMINLEDMHPDVIFSVSWSRNGSLLCTACKDKKVRVIDPRKKKIVAEKDKAHEGARPMRAIFLADGNIFTTGFSRMSERQLALWKSDNMDEPICVQEMDSSNGVLLPFYDPDTNIVYLCGKGDSSIRYFEITDEAPFVHYLNTFSTKEPQRGMGYMPKRGLDVNKCEIARFYKLHERKCEPIIMTVPRKSDLFQDDLYPDTAGPDPSLEAEEWFAGKNGGPILISLKDGYVSTKNRDLKVVKANVLETKPATKAENISTVQKHVSQHASQPTKMEDKLEEVLREFKSLRDRVILQDRRIARLEEQVAKVAM, from the exons ATGGGCCAGAAGCTGGAGAGGCTGTCGGAAAAAGATGAAGAGTCACTTGATAATTCAGAATGTTCGGCGCAAACTGTGGAGACACAGCAATCTGAGATAATGGAACAAGATGAGAGCAGACATCAAGATGATGGCAGTTTTGTGACCCCTCAGATTATTGGTGAGATCAGAGGGATCAGTGGCATTGTGGCAGGGCATGCAGGGCACAGAGTCATTTCTGCACGTACAGACCCCCAAACTGGGCAGCCAATCATGCCTCTACATCACCAGAAGCACCCTCTCAACACCACAGGAGAGCGGGGGGGTGGAGCGAAACAGAGCCAGTGGGTCACTCAAGCTGCAGAGGAGTCAAAAACTCTCCTAAACCCAACGGTGACCAGACAAACTTCAACAAAAAAGCAAGGCTCTGAGCATAAGGCTGTGGCTTCTACTTGGACTACAGTTATGGAGGAGCAGCAAAAAGGGAAGAAATCTGATCCTGGCTGCAGCATGTTAGCCTCTAATTCTCAAAGCAGGACTCAAACAGCCTCATGTGATCCAATTAATGATGAGGACTTTGTGCTGCTCGAGACAGATGAAACTTGGATGTCCTCAGACAGAGGAAGTAATCCTTTCGGCAACAGGATGAAAACAGAGAATCGTCAGTCATATGTCACAAGAGCTGAGGAAGACTCTTCTGTTACACACGGTAATAATTACCTTCCACAACCTTCCACCAAAATCCCTCAAGAAAGGGTCAGTGGGAATCAAAGACCATCTGAAACAATTTTAGTCACGACTGACAGTGTGGAAGCACGTGCCAGTTTTCACAGCGAAATGGGTCAACGTTTGGCTGAAGTGACAGACAGCAGGTGTCGGCTAAAAGGAGTCAGTGTTGGAGCTGCCCACGCTGAGACAACTGAAAGAGGGAAAGCCGAGAAGGAACGCAGCACGAACGACCACAGCAAGAGGCCAATTTCCGTTCACACCAACAAGCAACTTCCGTCAACGCAAAATTACAGCAGTAGTGATTTGGAAaacaagctgcaggaggaggggggtagGGAGGAAGCTGTTTGTCTGAGAGAGTCACAAAATCGAGAAAAGGACGATCACAATTCAGGATTTACTgcaccaaaaacacaaagggatCAGTCATGTCAGAACAGGTTTGCTGGTGTTGTGTCGAAGAGGGCTAAAACAGGTAATCTTTCATGCaagaaagaggacagagaggattTCAGTACAGCAGCAGACTTTCACCACCCACAGGCCAAGCCCCCAAACTCTGAAATACCACAACTGCAAGACCATCTCTCATTTTCACTGGAACAATGCAATGTAatcccctctcttcctctgccaggGAAAGAAGGTTGTGATGAAAATATACAGATAGCAAGCTTAAAGAGGGAGAGTGAGCTTGTTTGCTTCTCTGCCATCATCACCCCTCCACCTTTAATTCACCTGTTGCCTGAGAAAGACACGGAAATGGCAACAGGGTGCAATGCAAATACGGCTACTTTACAAAAGGCACCAGACTCCTCAGGTGATTCCAAAGGAGAATCTATGCCAAAAGAAAAGCCCAAAGTTAAAGGTCCGCCTCCACCAGTGCCAAAAAAGCCTAAAAACCCATTTATAAAGCTCAAAACTGCACAACTAATGTCAACTGATGtgcaaagaagaaacaaagatcATCTGCGTTCTGAAGAGAGGGTCAGAAGACGCCATACTTTTGATTTTTACAAAGATCTCCCTCGCAACACCCCACTCAATCAGGACATGTGCTTGTTGTGGGATGAAAAAGGCACTTACACCATGCCAACCAACATACGGCGGCTGTCTGTTGACGTCGGCCCTTGGCAAAACCTTTCACTTGAAGACATGGATGATCGTTATGGAGATATGATCGATTATAATTATTGTGCACGCATAGCAAAATTGTCTCCAGATGAAGATCCACAAAACCTGGACATGTTGCAGAGACATGTATTCCTAGAGAGAAGATCCAGATATAAAAGCTCACCTCCTACAGTTGCAAAAAAGCCCCCAAATCCTTTTGCATCCACAGAGAATCTATACATGCCAGAGGACACATCAGACTTAGAAACCCACAGACACGAACCCCCTTGTTCAGTAAAACCAGAAATCTACCCTGACAGAATCAGTGTACAGGTCAACAGTGGCCATGGTAACTCAGGTGACCGTAAAGCTGTGACTGACCGCAGGACTGATATGGATGCAGCCAGTGGGGTGGGTTCCTACAAGCCTGTGGCGGAAATTATCAAGGaaacaaatcaaatgcaaaGACATCAGGGTCGGGTCAAACCTGAAGGGGCCAAAGCTCAGATTCAAGTGGCAGAGCAGAGCCCAAGCGTGAAAGTATCCCAAATGAAGAACGCCTTTGATATTCCAAAGAAATCCAAAGAGAGACCACCAGAAGTTCAACCATCTCCAAAGAAAG ATATGTTGCGGCGAGTTGTGCGACAGAGCAAGTTCCGTCACGTCTTTGGTCAGGCCGTGAGGAATGACCAGTGCTACGATGACATCCGTGTTTCCAGGGTCACCTGGGACAGCTCCTTCTGTGCCGTCAACCCCAAGTTTGTTGCCATCATCATAGAGGCCAGTGGGGGAGGAGCTTTTCTTGTCCTCCCTCTAACAAAG ACTGGCCGTATAGACAAAGTCTACCCCACAGTATGCGGTCACACAGGCCCAGTGTTGGACATCGACTGGTGTCCTCATAATGACCTTGTCATTGCGAGCGGCTCAGAGGACTGCACGGTCATG GTCTGGCAGATCCCTGAAAATGGGCTGGAAAGTCCCCTCTCTGAGCCTGTGGTCGTGTTAGAGGGCCACTCCAAGAGGGTTGGCATTGTGTCTTGGCATCCCACTGCACGTAACGTTCTCCTCAGTGCAG GGTGTGACAACCAGATCATCATCTGGAATGTGGGCACGGGAGAGGCTATGATCAACCTGGAGGACATGCACCCTGATGTTATCTTTAGTGTCAGCTGGAGCCGCAATGGCAGCCTACTCTGCACTGCCTGCAAGGACAAGAAGGTCCGTGTCATTGACCCCCGAAAGAAAAAGATTGTGGCG gagaagGACAAAGCCCACGAGGGAGCTCGACCAATGAGAGCCATCTTTTTAGcagatggaaacattttcacCACTGGATTCAGTCGCATGAGTGAGCGCCAGCTAGCTTTGTGGAAAAGT GACAACATGGATGAGCCAATATGCGTTCAGGAGATGGACAGCAGTAATGGAGTTCTGTTGCCCTTCTATGACCCTGACACCAATATAGTCTACCTGTGTGGAAAG GGTGACAGCAGCATTCGGTACTTTGAGATCACAGATGAGGCACCGTTTGTTCACTACCTCAACACCTTTTCCACCAAGGAGCCCCAGAGGGGCATGGGATACATGCCCAAGAGGGGCCTGGACGTTAACAAATGTGAAATCGCAAG GTTTTACAAACTGcatgagagaaaatgtgaacCAATCATTATGACAGTCCCACGTAAG TCGGATCTGTTCCAGGACGACCTGTATCCAGACACAGCCGGCCCTGATCCTTCCCTGGAGGCAGAGGAGTGGTTTGCTGGCAAGAATGGGGGCCCAATCCTTATCTCGCTCAAAGATGGCTACGTCTCAACAAAGAACCGCGACCTGAAAGTGGTCAAGGCGAACGTCCTGGAGACCAAGCCCGCCACAAAAGCTGAGAACATCTCAACTGTCCAGAAGCATGTCTCCCAGCATGCCTCCCAGCCCACA AAAATGGAAGATAAACTGGAAGAGGTGCTCCGAGAGTTCAAGTCACTCAGGGACCGTGTCATCCTTCAAGACCGTCGAATTGCCAGACTGGAAGAACAGGTTGCTAAGGTTGCCATGTAA